The Plasmodium falciparum 3D7 genome assembly, chromosome: 12 genome contains the following window.
GAAATCTGTGAAAGAAAATTTCGATCGACAAACCTCACAAAGATTACGAGAATATGACGAAAGGTTGCAAGATAAACGACAAAAACGTAAAGAACAACGtgacaaaaatatacaaaaaattattcataaaGATAAAATGGAGAAAAAATTAGCAGAGAAAATAGAAAAAGGTTGTCTTATGTGTGCGTGTGGGCTAGGAAGTGTTGCAGGAAGTGTTGGATTATTAGGGGGATTTGGTATCTATGTTTCTAAAAGCGCAGCGTTGGCAACAGCTATAGCTGAAGGTGCTGAGACCGCTAAAGCTGCCGGTGAAGCTGCACGTATTCCAGCAGCTATTGATGCAGTCATTAAAGGAATAACAAAAGTATTTGGTGTATCGACTCTAGGTGTTCAGCGATTGGAATCATTATTTACtgcaaatatttataataatgttacAATGATTGCTCGTGCCATAAATGAACAATATAATCCATCGTCATGTATATTACCTATCGGTGGCTCTGGCGCTGATAAGTCTATTTGCCCTTGGGTGATGGAAAAATATCTACCTGCACAAAACATTCCAGAGATGACTCGAGGTGGAGCTCTTTCAATGAATGATGTTATAGAAACAGCTGTAAAATCTATCGTCACAGATGCCAAAACTGTTGCTGAAACAGCTGCAAAAAAGGCTACTGAAGAAGCTATAAAAGCTAGCACTGATGCAGTAGAATCTGCATATGCTGCTTGTCAGACTGCTATAATTGCTTCTGTAGTTGCAATATTGGTAATAGTTTTggttatgatgataatatatttaattttacgttatcgtagaaaaaaaaaaatgaacaaaaaacaacaatacacaaaattattaaatcaataaatatatggttCCTTGATATTAAATTCAATTTAATGTTTTGTcaattttatgtttataatacaaggatattattattaaacgtttataaaattatatattttttttccctataattttttttttgtttattcttATGcggttaataaaaaaaatttaatttatatttatttattttttttttagttaatCGTgtgttgtttatatatatatttttttaaatcaacaacctatataaatatatatatatttatttattacatacTATTTAAGAAGACCTCgtaatctatatattttaaattcctcatataaaataatatattatagaatataatatagaataaatatattatattattagtcttatattgatatattatttttaatataattatattaatataatatatactaatataaataaatataaatatatttaataacatTCATCtttatgattttatttttataacatatataatacatatttattgttatattaaatttcaATGTCATGCGTAATATAAGatgttatattaattattttttatcttatatttttttccccccttttgataaaaatatatgtcttatattattacaggaaacaaattaacaaaaatataatatacataattcattttatatagtaACCACAAAAATGTTTTGAACAagatatatctatatatcaacaaattataatataaccaTGATAAATTAACATAATCTTACCgtaaatgttattataaaatagtaaaaacataatatatattaattataattttattagaataataatatttatatcatatctctttttcttatttaactatattaatacatataatttatataataggaaatttaaaacaatatataaatatcaataacttgtaaaatattaaaaataaatatatacataatttatttttctatttatgtacgattataaagaatttatcattattattatagaaTAGTAACAATTACTATaagtttattttaaaaaattactaCTTTAAGAAACTTCTATTCTAATATAATCATACTAttagttttttttatatattgtacaaataatatattatatttcgtattatataaatactataatatatgtaatttttacaatataaaaattataaatatattataattatattatttatattcatacacagcaatataaaatacaatatGTCACTATGTTGTATCTTTTGAAAAGCTTTTAAATTGTAttcttgtaataataatatatttctaatttattcaattatattttgtaataagCTAATATATAATTGCTTTGAATATCCTATTaattatgcatatatatttatatattattatttatgaattaaaatgacataattaaataacataaattaaTAGATACAATAGAGagaatttttttatcatagaATAAGACTtagaaacaaaaataaaataaactaaaaagaaaaatgtaaatattaaaatacatatataaaagaatataattttatttattttaaaattaatattatattttattaattacaagaaaatttgttgttattttaaaaataataaatatattagaatTTATTTTAggatatttatttgataaaaatcATGGGAactattatgatatatatatggtttaCACCCATAACAGCTATTGTTATacacatttatatgtgtatttgaaggaaaatatattgttattgattaaaaatttataatatatatatatatgagagaattattttaagaaaaattaaaaaaataataaataaaataaaaataatataaaataaaaaaaaaatttatttattttatatcatatttatatttaattttttaaatattaaatcaatatagtcataaattaaattatacgTATGATGAAACtataatgttattatatcataaaattacAACAAAATTTCCGCTTATCcacttattatataaattatgcattagaaataaaatagttcattttttgtaaattagattaataaaatttgaaatataacatattatttttttgaattaaaaatgaatatgtattacctaaatatgttattgtttacctttttaataaatacattagTATTACCACATTatgtatgtaaaaaaatacataattattagaataacataaatatattataaaagaacTATTACATTTTCTGTAAACAATAAttaatccttttttttttttttttaggagAATTATCTAAATAACCATTATAATGTAAGTCTTATTCAAAACAAGACCAAAAGAGCAACGATAAATTCAAGATTATTAGCACAAACAAAAAATCATAATCCGCATTATCATAATGACCCAGAACTCAAAGAAATAATTGATAAATTGAACGAGGAagcaataaaaaaataccaGCAAACTCATGATCCATATGAACAATTGAAAGATGTAgtagaaaaaaatggaaCAAAATATACAGGTGGTAATGATGCAGAACCTAGGTCAACGCtggaaaaagaattattggAAACATATGAAGAAATGTTTGGTGACGAATGTCATATGTTGAAGTCGGGTAAGTACCAAAATGTTGATGAAAAATCTTCAACATGTGAATGTACTGATATTAATGGTGGGAAATTATCAAAAACAAAAGGAAGAGAtaagtatttaaaaaaactaAAACACAGATGTATAGGTGGGATATGTTCTTGCTCAGTAGGTAGTTTTCTCTTAACAATGTTCGGTTTGCATGCTGCTAAAGCTGCTGCCCTTGCTGAGTTTACTAAATATGGAACAACTTATAGTGCGTGCAAATCCTCTATCACTATATATAGTATGCTTAGTAGTGATTCTATGATTGCAGGTAGTACAGCTTGTTTTACTGATTTAACAGTACCTGCTGCAACTTCTGCTGGTGCAATTTTTGATCCTTGTGGTATTACAGCTTTAGTTCTACTTATATTAGCTGTTatacttataatattatatatatggttgtatagaagaagaaaaaattcaTGGAAACATGAATGCAAGAAACATTTATGTAAGTAatgtattttaaaatatatgaattatataactTGTGAATTGCATatcaattatattttataattatatttttttacccttgatatattattatttgaatagtattttttcaataaaaaaaaatatttatagacATTAATTAATTCAAAACATAAATTTGCACGagacaattattatatataatatatatttattacgtttataattaaaaagcgttacataattcttatatcaaaaattttatgtattataatttttataattctttttattcttttgaaatatatgttctaatatttattttaaaacactttattcaatttttagattaaataattattatacaataaaattaaaaataatcctATCACCAATTAATCGTATTGTTATTAATTACCAATGATTTATATGTCATAGAaatgtttaaatatattatattatatttaaaataaataatgtgtgttcaaattttaaatagtaatatgtttttcattttttattaaacgttatatattataatattaacttttattttatttttgttctaacataaattaaacaaaaatatgaaaaataaagaaaattcaACAttgcatataaaaatatatattctgcaaatatatatgttaacatATTTTCAACTATCAATGATAAAATAGATTATACCATTTTCTGATTTCATAAACAAATGAATTTTAATACAATATTTTAAGGTTAGTGAAATATGTAAtcagtaaaatatatattatatgtttgtttttaattattatatattttttatataagatatatatttaaaaatacaaaaatatattcttcaaACATCATTCGTTAATAgcgaaaattataaaaattacaccaaatatatgaaattcatataatatatataattacttttcttttatattaaaagttaaaatatattaatgtaaattaaaaaaaaaaacacaacttttaaaaattttaaagggttcatatttttcatagaaaaatataatccaaaaaaataattcatattacATTCTTTACATTAAAATATCAAAGAAtagaatattaaaataatatatataattataataataataatatattatgataatctTACTATCTGtaagttataaatataatatatttgtataacatataaaaatacataaaactataaaaacatagtattttattatatatataatttttcatttgtataattgctttgtttttgtttttatgttatttttttaatattaaatataaatatttttatatcataataatgtaatttagtactttaataataaataaatattttaaatgctttgaaatatatttctataaaataaaaataataataatattaatcttaGTAACAACATAGATAAATTAGAGGGaattttataacatacaataaattttagaacaaaaacaaataacaaaaaatagaagataccaaattaatttataaatatatatatatactattagtttaaaaatattttatatcatttattatgttataaaatatttgttgttaattgtttttataacaaCAATGTTAcgaaattatatgttttaataactATTTCATaagtatttcatatatatatattataaattggtattatatatatgtcatacACAATTTCCAAAACGTTGGTTTTGCAcatttgtaaataatttacaaCACAGAAATATgttgtattattactatatcgTTAGATATTAttgagaaaaatgaaaaaaataaaaaaaaaataaaccaaaaataaccataataatttattgtgttgatttaaaattaaatttcattaaaaattaaaaattaaaaaaaattataaaaaatgcagaatgttttgataaattattttaatattaatttttttacgtttttgtttttttttttttgtaataaataaaatggcAAATGTGGATccactataaaaaaaaaaatatatttacataatgggaaaataattgttaattatattaaataaattataatcatattttatgttaaacatttttatttaatttatttataatataaaataaagtattttatgtgatttttttagttataatatttatcaaaaaataatatacgtatcacaattaaaaaaaatgaaagtccattatattaatatattattgtttgctcttccattaaatatattggtaaTTCCatgtcacatatatattaaagaggattaatataatcatattataatataatatatatatttatatataaatatattacgatatcgtatatataatttttatatatatatagtccaaatatacatatatatataaacataaaaacatacatatttataacatatatatataaaataaaaaagaactaattataatatacatatatatgtgaccattttgtatagatatataatcaAAGGAACCATAAAAGCACCACACATCATACATTAAAAATACCAATCACTAGATTATTATGCGAATGTGAATTATATACACCTGCCAACTATGATAATGACCCACAAATGAAAGAAGTTATGGATAATTTCAATCGTCAAACACAACAGAGATTTCATGAATATGACGAACGTATGGTCGAAAAACGAATGCAATGTAAAGATAA
Protein-coding sequences here:
- a CDS encoding stevor yields the protein MNMYYLNMLLFTFLINTLVLPHYENYLNNHYNVSLIQNKTKRATINSRLLAQTKNHNPHYHNDPELKEIIDKLNEEAIKKYQQTHDPYEQLKDVVEKNGTKYTGGNDAEPRSTLEKELLETYEEMFGDECHMLKSGKYQNVDEKSSTCECTDINGGKLSKTKGRDKYLKKLKHRCIGGICSCSVGSFLLTMFGLHAAKAAALAEFTKYGTTYSACKSSITIYSMLSSDSMIAGSTACFTDLTVPAATSAGAIFDPCGITALVLLILAVILIILYIWLYRRRKNSWKHECKKHLCK
- a CDS encoding rifin; translation: MKLLHYCKVLLFSLPLNILVYSKNKPYITPRHTPNTTSRVLSECDINTSIYHNDPDMKSVKENFDRQTSQRLREYDERLQDKRQKRKEQRDKNIQKIIHKDKMEKKLAEKIEKGCLMCACGLGSVAGSVGLLGGFGIYVSKSAALATAIAEGAETAKAAGEAARIPAAIDAVIKGITKVFGVSTLGVQRLESLFTANIYNNVTMIARAINEQYNPSSCILPIGGSGADKSICPWVMEKYLPAQNIPEMTRGGALSMNDVIETAVKSIVTDAKTVAETAAKKATEEAIKASTDAVESAYAACQTAIIASVVAILVIVLVMMIIYLILRYRRKKKMNKKQQYTKLLNQ